TTTTtttaactaaataattttaacaaataCTTTCTAAGAATGCTTTctccatttctttttttttttttttttttttttttttgcttcaaCGATAACCACCAACCAATAATATTTCCAAACAGTAAAcaaatgtataaaatattcaacAATTGCGCAACGAAGCATTCCCGAAAATGGGTAAACGTTGAGATATGTATTTACAACCTTTCAAAAGAAAGCGTTGGTCTAACCTAGCTTAATATTGGTAATCGTGCCACGCACTAAAACTCAATAAGTAATACTGATATGCACACGAGTATAGTCAGTCGCTGCGAAAATTCATCTCTGTTAACAGAACAACAATCAATCTTTGTGCACGATATGCGTTTCAAATCGAACTCACAGTTCACGCGGTGAATACTGACACGAGATATGTAATACCGTTTAAATTATTGTCATTCGAATTTTTTAAACAGCCAATTTTTTTCCAGATCAAAAAACGCGCTCCGACGCATTACATGCGAGGAGCGTTATCAAGTGCGAGATatgcatataaaatatatacacgcTTTGTACATGATCGTTTGCAAAAGTTGAGCTCTTGCGAGTGTACGTTTATGAGTAAGAACATCCTCGAAAGACTTCAGAACGTAGAACCACAGTTGCTATAGACACGGGGACAGTGCTTTTGAGCGACTATGGCGTAGGGGACCTTACTGCCTACCCGGACGACTTCCGTGGCGCTGAGCTTGTTCCAGACGTGGATGGCCCTGGCCTCCTGAATCAACCGCATCGTTTCGTTGAAGTCCTGCGCGCTGAAGTAACGCCGCCACTCTTTGTAGAATATCGGATAGAAGGCGGAGGGCGGGAAGACCCGGAATCCACTGCATCGACTCGACGTCATGTCTTTCGCCTGAAAAGAGCCGTGTTTCGGTCAGTTAGCTGCAGTATTAGCTGTTCGGGCGAAAGAGGCGATTAGCTCTGCATCGAGGCATTCCAAAAGGGTGCATCTTACGGGACGTGGACAGGCACAAAAGGGAGCTTCGAGCgtgattttaaacaaacaatTTTGCAACAGCTCTGCGTGTGTCATCGACTTACGTGCTCGACTGCGCAGAACTTTTGCAGCGTTCTCGTGATGACGCCGGGTCCATTGTTTCCCCAGAGGTTGCCGCGAAAGTTTCTCATAAGGTCGCGCAGGCAGGCGTTGGCTACTCGTCGGCCTAGACCTGTTGCGCCGAAGCCGATCACACCCGCTGCTACGTCCATCCAGTCCTCGGCACCCGCGAAGTCCGTCAGATCTTCCAGAGACCTGCAACGTTGCGCATATTACGTTTTTTCATTATGTAATGTTCTAATGTCGGTCGTTTGGTCGATGAACTGCATTGTTGAGCTATCGAGCCGTTCCTCCGTTTGCGCGATTTGAATTGGAACGAATGCGCCCCGACCTGTTGTATGCGCGGTGACTCTACTTTTAAATCGATGACGATACTTCATTTATGTGTCCTGTCGCGCCGTCAATTTGAATATTGAAAGTCGACTTTCAGTAATGTGTCCGTTAAAAAATGTACCACGAATATAATTACCAGCAGCACGAGAGAAAATTAACCCCTTTTCAGCGCATCGATCCGCAAAAGCGTCAAGCAGGCATTGGAAAAAATGACAGCAATTTCGCAACACGTAAACGCACTCGAAAGAATCATCGACGCGACCGTTTCTTCACGCAGCGTGCATTACAAGCCCGGAGTAGTAGGCATCAATAATCCAAGTGGCTAGCTAAACGCCGGCTTCCGTTTCCGGCCCGGAGGCCGACGATCGATCAGCCGTGAAATAATGTAATTCTGCATGATCTTTcgagctttgctctccttctacTTATCTAATCTAGCGAAGACGAGGGTAATTGCGGCCTCTTTGCTGATAAGCGTTTCGCGACTATGTAACTATACATGTAAGAGCAAAGCGACATTATGAGTGCTGACGCGTACCTAATTACTTTTGCCATTATTGCGACGGCTTCGATCGACTGTAAGACAATGACGAGTTGCGTTCTTTTTTTGTACTCTGTATGCGGCGGCTTTTCTGTTTCCGACACTTTTATATATCCGTTATCATCGATCGCGTAATGTGTGTAACGACCACTGCAGAGCCGAATTCGCGTAGGCAGTTCAGGAATAATTGCGGCGAGTTTAAACATTAAACGAGTCTAAATCAAGTTACCCGAGCAGGCCTGCAGTTCGTAAACGATCGAAACGGCTCCTTTTGTCCGCGGCAATCAGTCAATCAACCCAAACAAAAGGCGAGAGTCTCACGTGGTAACGACGACGTCGAGGTCCAGATAGACTCCGCCGAATTTCCACAAAGTGAGGTACCTCATGATGTCGGACATGTGGCTTCTCGGCCAGTGGCTGCTTCCCAGTATGCCACTGGCGTACCACTGCTCTATCGGGCTGTCCCTGACGTACTCGTCGACCTGGACCCTCATGACCCGGACGTTCCGATAGCTCTGAAGCACGAGGTCGACGAGTCGAGCCGTTCGATTGGACGGCGGCGAGGGGGACAGGAAGAGCAGATTCACCGACGTACTCGGGTTCATCCGCGCGGCCGACTCGACCGCGCAGGCTTGTCGGCAGTTGAGCTCCGATCGGCCCGACTCGAAGCACGAGGTCTCGTGGAAGAATATGTTCTTACCGGAGGCGAGTCTTATGCGCTCTGGAGCAGAAGCGAAAtgttaatttgaatttaagcGTGTACGTATAAATgttattcgcgcgcgcagcgaataaGCGTTGCACGATTTTCGATAAGAGTTGGAGAAGCGCAGCTGCGATGGCTGATAAAGTGTATGTTCGCGcgtattgttttaaaattgttaaacaTGCGAACCATCATCGTCTTTGTGCAACGCTCTTGCTTCCAGCAAACGGCCGTTTATTCGTTTTACGAATAATCCTACGCTCGCGCGAAAATTGCAACACCTGATGTGACCCCTTTAAAAAAGCGATAAAACAACCGTACCCTTGGGAGTGTTGAACTCGGGAAAGCTGTCCCTCGTCGAAAGCTTCTCGTAGCAGGACACGTCCATATCGGCGGACTGGCCCATCATCGGCAACTGCATACTCCTGAGGATCTCGTCGTTGGTCAGAAGAACGAACAGAAAGACCATCAGGAAAAAAAGTATCACCGCGGCGAACctcttcttcatcttcatGTTACAGTATTATCTATCACTCTTCTTCTTATATTTGCCATCAGCCGGTGTTACGCCTCCTCCTCATCTTGCGCTAGAGAGTGTAAAGTCTCCCTCGGCGTCGATATGTCATTATACTGCAAGCTCTATCACACATCTGCGGATGCACATTTCATCGCGTCCGCGACAACGAGCAGACTGCGGAGAGCCTCGTCGCTGCATCGTGTTCCGTGAGTCATGGCTGTGCACTGTGTACGCGCACGGCTATAGTTGCGAAATAATAATGgcaattgatttttcttttcgcgCTGGAGATCTAGCGCTCGCTTACTTATTTACCGCCGTGCAGTCCTGCTCGCCGCGGAGCCGCTGTGCTGGTAGTGTGCAGGTACAGGTGTGTATTTAACGACATGTCGTCTTTATTTATTGCTGCTGTAACGTTGATACTAACGATAGCCTTGATATGTTTCAGTCTCGTCAGCCACCGCCGAAGACCGTCCGGAGGATCGGCCGCATCTTCAAACTTGCCGCGCGACGCTGTCAACCCCTTCGAGCGAGTAGCCCAATGCAACGAGCTTTAATGTCTACAGCAAGCTCGACTCTCCGtagcagccgcagcagccgGATCGATATTTGCATCGCAGCAGTTGGCGAAAACCGACCGGCTGTCTAGCATCCCTCGAAAGCTCGCTTCCTCCGCGCACTACTTGTCGGCTGCTCTACGCTCCTCGGCTTTGTTTTAGCTGTGCATCCACTGCATACACAGCCGCGACGAGGAGAGCTACTGCTGACAGCAGCACAGGTGGACTACTCGCTCGACGCGAGTCTTGCTACTGACTgcagcagagcgagagagatgcggATAGGCGAGCGCCTGCGTCCTTCGCTCCGCCGCAGTTGCAAAAGTGTATGTACGTGTGCAGCGTATACTCGCATAGTTGTATAGCGCGTTCTCTGCGATTCTATAGATAGATCCCCGCCTCCGAACCGTATCTAACGCGCGAAGGTGGAGGAGTTGTGTAAGCTCTGCTGTGGCTGTGCTTCGCGCGCGGAGAGGGCTTGCTCGAGTATGAGACGGTGAAAGGTTGCACCGATGTGAAATTGTACAAATACCAAGGTAAATATAGTCGGCTCGCTGAACTCGCAGCTTCCAAGACTATTGGGATTTCGTCCCCCGATGACGAGTGCAGTGCGTGGCTTTTCAAGTCACTCCAAACAGTTTAAATACAATCTTCCCGCGCTGTAAAACTTAAATGCGAATCTGCCGCTTGTTCGAATGTGTACTCTAGTGCGAGCCTACGTGCAAAAGACCGCACCGTAACTGCGAGATACGATCGAGGTGAGCGCTACACGCGACGCGACGCATCGTGTGCAATATATAATACTCGCATACATATCGTGTAATTATAAGCCGCGGTAAACAAGCCCGACGCTTATGCGTAATTACGTTAATCAAGGGCTGGACTTTCATGCAACTTTTCTACGCGATTACCTGTTGatgatgaatttttcaacgaTTAACAGTTAGTAGATTTATTGCTCTGATTGTGACGTTGAAGCAtgatattttgtttaaaatgaTGACACCAGCTTGTATAGCTTGTGAAGCAAATGATCGTGATTAGCTTCACGCGTACTTACAGGACTGATAGGTGTGTTGTCGCAAGGAAGCGTGAAACAATATTGACCGACTCTCTTCTCGAGTTGAATGCGAAagtcgaaattatttttaaaagaaaattttaaagatgATTATTCCAAGCGCGTTTACATTCAACAGTCTTATTATTCGCGAGCCTAGCAGAATGATAGCGAATATAGGATTGTCTGTTACGTAAACACCAGTTAGCCTAGCGTTCCTAAGGTTGGagtgcatttttttctgttccaTTGGTTGCGACAATTAAGTAGTGCAAATACACGAACGGATACTGCGGTCGACCGCAACCGTTAGCTTCTCTGGTTCATGTGCAGTAATTAGAAAAATGTACAATTTAATTAGTACAGCGAATTGATTATCaagcaatttaaaaatagcGCAATTGTGCAATCGTTTCAATTGAAGTTCACACGAGCTGCCGCTTTGTGGCGTGTGGCATCTGTCATGATTTACGCGGCTAATGCTTTTGACGCGCGCCGATGCTATCTTTTCACGAGGCTACACCTTGGCGCAATGATAAATGCTTTATTCatatgttaaattttataaggGCTGCGATACGCAAAAGCTTACCGTTACTTGCAGGGTATGATCAAACTGTAATCTTGCATAAATGGGTAATGCTTGCATGTCGATTATTCAATCTGTTCGATTTATTTGAAGAAAAGGTATAGTATGCGTGCAGCTGTTCAGTCAATTGAAAACCTTATAAGGCCGGACGAGGACCTCAGCTGCTCCACGCTGGATTATTTTACTCGATCCATagacaattttatatttgcttTCGAATATGCGCACTTTTTTCAAAGTCGAatcgtataataaaaaaacttttggatgttgtgcatttatttacaaaagttAGTTTGATAATTAGAATAACAAGTGCACGACAAAAGAGCATTGTTCTCTGACAGTGATTAGATTTACAAGGCTGGCGAAGGACggtatgattatttttttccgcTTTCGCGCCAATTCGCGCTTCGTCATTGGCAAATATAATGAAACTCAACGCAAAACTAACGCTTTCTAGTCTAAAAAACTTGTATTGTTCTGAGCAACTCCACTCGAGCAACGCGAAACATTATTTATTCTCAAAAGTCCGTAACCGCGCTCTTCACCTTGTTACAGCAAACTACTCGCGCGCAAACACCTGCCTTACCAACAGCGAAACCATGCCCACATCGCTCTCTATACCCAACCTCCGATCACCGTTGCCGCAACAGGCAACGCAGCTCTCACAGGCGGCTGCTGCTCCCTGGCGGCGAGTCGCTGGACTCTCCTCGGCGATACGCACGACGCCTACGCGAACTACGTCAGCAAGCCAATAGCGAGTACGGAGCTATGCCACTCTAGTACGCGGCTGGCGTTAACCGCACAGCGCAGAGAGacagccccgcgcgcgcgctgcacgtGTAGGTGCGGgcgacgcgacgacgacgacgacgacgataaaCAGTAGTGTAGTGGCCGCCGCAGGACCGACAGGAGAGTGTGTGTAACGCGGATAACATGGCGGCGCGACTCTCGTCCTAGTGTCTCGCATCCCCGGCTGTGTGAGTGTGAGTGTCTGTTGTTGTTGTGAGGACGTAGACAACAAAAGCGCGGAGCCGTTCACTCAGCAAGCGAGCGAACAGTGCCGTGTGCTGGCGCGCGCCTCTGTGAGTGCGCGAAAGGAGAAGCTGCCAacggctgcagcagcgtcgCCAGGATGTGGCAGGACCTGGACGGCTCGTCGGCCGTCACCGCGGCTGTTACATCGTCCACGCATCAGGTCGACCAGTTCGCCGGCACAGGCAAGGCTCTCCTTTTTCAGCTTCCTCGTCGCGAGTAACCTACGGGGAaacattttctctctcggcgagtGTGATACATCGGAGATCAGAGAGAGGCTGATCTCGAAGGGCAAGTGTGCGCATGCGCGGGActgcgttctctctctctctctctctctctctctctctctgtctacCTACGCGCTACGTCTACGGGATCCCatgcgctctctcgctcgttctcGTTATAAACAAAACGCCAGCCTCTTCGCCCTAGGCTCCTTCTCTCGCTGCTCTTATCCTAGATTCGCTCTCTCGGGGCTTATCTCCATAGGCGACCTTTAAATCCAattccgcgcgagagagaaagagagaaaatagaCGTGTTCGCGCCTATCGATCGGAGCAACAGCCGCTTCGGCATTTTTCGAATTCCCCGTGCGTACGAAGGGTGTTGTACCTTCTCTCCTCCTCCCAGCATCGGAATGtcggtgtatgtgtgtgtgcgttgtTATATCGATCCCGCGCACTTTTTTACGGCTCTGCGAGGGTATAACTAGCAGCGCACGGAAGTGCGGGGCCTATCCAGGTATTATTCGCGTTGTCGCGCGGCCCGTTCTTATTAGACCATTGAATGGGCGGCATTGTCGCACTCTCGCCGCGAGACGGGTTGAACGCACTGCAGCGCGGATTAcaatgtgtgtatatagctatataggtataggctCTGCGGCGTGCGATTCTCTCTTATTCGGGAGGTTAGGTGTGAGAGACGAAAATCTCTTTCGACGGGAGAGCGATAACGGTGCGAGCCTTATCTTGCGGCTTTGTGGTTTTTAGATTGGAAAGTCTTCGCGTTATCGATGCTTCGCCCCGCGGAGATATAATTGcaaaagtctctctctctctctctctggaaaCGGTGCGGAATAGTTGCTAAACTCGAGAGACTTCAAAGGCGCATCGCCGGAAGAATTTATGCTCCACTTTCGAGTAATATTTACACGCTCTTATTACGGACTTAAAAGATGTATTCGCACGTGGTGAATCATACACGCGCATACCTCGAACATGATCGTAACGAACGATTATACCCTCGGGTTTTTCCTGGAAAATTCATTTTCGCAGCTCGTACCAGGATCAAAGACGCGCGCTCTGTTATGAATGCGGCTTAAAATTGTTAACGACCTTTATTTATCGGCTTGTGTTTCCCTCGTAATTCGACGCAGTGTATCATAGCCGAGAACGCGGCTGTATTATAATATTGACCCGTCGCCTGTTAGCTGCGATCAAAATCTCTATCCCCTTTGTTCAGCCCTCGCTCGTACACGACATTATCGGAAAATCGGCCGTTAATGAGGCTAAAGCAACGCGTACGCCCACGCGCGATCGATAATATCCTCCGAACGATCGGGAGGAAAGAAGAAGTTTAATTAGGAAACGAGAGAGTAGTGGCTTCTGTATTTCACCGCATCGAGTGAACTATGCGAAAGTTTCTCGTTTGTTTCGaggcgcgagagggagaggaaaaTTAATCAAGTCTTAATTAAGCCTGGAATTCGCGGAAATTGCATTTCCACGCAAGCAAGAGAGATTGTTGCCAAgtaatccgcgcgcgcggattcgcGTCTCGAGTTTCGGCCCCAAATGTTTCCTGAATTTATGGCTCGATGGAATATTGATGATGATTTACATGATTTTCACGGGGAACGGGCGCACTTTTCCCTCTTCGGCTGATTGATAAAGGCGGTGCGTCTACTATAGCGTGTGTTATATCCCCCGGGGGAGACGCATGTCCTCGATAATTCAGAGGACGTCCGGATGTATGGGATATATTTACGTCGACGTCGAAGTGGTATATATATTCCATTATCGCATGCgcgattgaaaattttttccgcATGATACGGGTAATATAAGaggatatttttataaatattcaataaaaCCGCGCACGGCTCTTTTATCTCGTTACAAAACGCGCAAACGcggcactctctctctctctctctctctctctctctctctctctctttctctcgtatcGTGTTCCACTGGGCGAGAGACAATTTAATCCGAAACGCCGATACGGATCTGGAtgataatattgtgaattcCGGCGTTTCGATTAAAGCGGGCTTCGTTCtccaaataaaaaacaaattcgATTATAAAATTCGCACAGAAGAAAACACCCTATCCCTTTTCGCTTCTCTAATCCACTTTAAAGGGCCTACTGCGGTAGAGAGCTCAGATTCAACCGGTAGCTGCTCGCACGCATTTTTTTCACCCTTTCACGCGGTATACACAAGTAGAATCACGCAAGAGTTACGTTGCTCCTCGATTAACGAGCGCACAGTGCACTGTCCCTTTGCGCACGAAAAGGAGGAGCAGCTGTTCGCGCTTATGCGAGCGAGGAGT
The sequence above is a segment of the Nasonia vitripennis strain AsymCx chromosome 3, Nvit_psr_1.1, whole genome shotgun sequence genome. Coding sequences within it:
- the LOC100115564 gene encoding lactosylceramide 4-alpha-galactosyltransferase isoform X2, translating into MKMKKRFAAVILFFLMVFLFVLLTNDEILRSMQLPMMGQSADMDVSCYEKLSTRDSFPEFNTPKERIRLASGKNIFFHETSCFESGRSELNCRQACAVESAARMNPSTSVNLLFLSPSPPSNRTARLVDLVLQSYRNVRVMRVQVDEYVRDSPIEQWYASGILGSSHWPRSHMSDIMRSLEDLTDFAGAEDWMDVAAGVIGFGATGLGRRVANACLRDLMRNFRGNLWGNNGPGVITRTLQKFCAVEHAKDMTSSRCSGFRVFPPSAFYPIFYKEWRRYFSAQDFNETMRLIQEARAIHVWNKLSATEVVRVGSKVPYAIVAQKHCPRVYSNCGSTF
- the LOC100115564 gene encoding lactosylceramide 4-alpha-galactosyltransferase isoform X1, which translates into the protein MKMKKRFAAVILFFLMVFLFVLLTNDEILRSMQLPMMGQSADMDVSCYEKLSTRDSFPEFNTPKERIRLASGKNIFFHETSCFESGRSELNCRQACAVESAARMNPSTSVNLLFLSPSPPSNRTARLVDLVLQSYRNVRVMRVQVDEYVRDSPIEQWYASGILGSSHWPRSHMSDIMRYLTLWKFGGVYLDLDVVVTTSLEDLTDFAGAEDWMDVAAGVIGFGATGLGRRVANACLRDLMRNFRGNLWGNNGPGVITRTLQKFCAVEHAKDMTSSRCSGFRVFPPSAFYPIFYKEWRRYFSAQDFNETMRLIQEARAIHVWNKLSATEVVRVGSKVPYAIVAQKHCPRVYSNCGSTF